The Zingiber officinale cultivar Zhangliang unplaced genomic scaffold, Zo_v1.1 ctg222, whole genome shotgun sequence genome includes a window with the following:
- the LOC122036877 gene encoding uncharacterized protein LOC122036877, with protein sequence MDVVERSIPRHHSPSDEKWLWDSSGRQLDVDGEMLLGFDLSKRSASDLLQNCDLPPPVKMIFPLEDHGGGGDHSHRASAEERNNNVDVADQSDAQLGPAESTRLLRALRLSQTRAREAERKVEEESRRRQELSKLMLEEALRLSSYRRWVMLLEAEISVLRKQGLAPRPREDKEEEEEEEVVAAAAAWWLTLALCIGIAGVGFVMGRYML encoded by the exons ATGGATGTTGTCGAACGATCAATCCCTCGTCATCACTCGCCGTCCGACGAGAAATGGTTATGGGATTCTTCTGGTCGGCAACTCGACGTCGACGGGGAGATGCTGCTCGGCTTCGATCTATCCAAGCGCTCTGCTTCCGACCTCCTCCAGAACTGCGATCTCCCACCTCCAGTCAAGATGATCTTCCCCCTCGAGGACCATGGCGGCGGCGGCGATCACAGTCACAGAGCGTCGGCGGAGGAACGCAATAACAA CGTTGATGTTGCCGATCAGTCGGATGCGCAATTGGGACCGGCGGAGAGCACGAGGTTGCTGAGAGCGCTGCGGCTGTCGCAGACGCGGGCGAGGGAGGCGGAGCGGAAGGTGGAGGAGGAGAGCCGCCGGAGGCAGGAGCTCAGCAAGCTGATGCTCGAGGAGGCGCTCAGGCTGTCGTCGTACCGGCGGTGGGTGATGTTGCTGGAGGCCGAGATCTCGGTGCTGCGGAAACAGGGATTAGCGCCGCGGCCGAGGGAGgataaggaagaggaggaggaggaagaggtggtgGCAGCGGCGGCCGCGTGGTGGCTGACGTTGGCCCTGTGCATCGGGATCGCCGGAGTGGGATTTGTTATGGGGCGATACATGCTTTAG
- the LOC122036836 gene encoding U-box domain-containing protein 4-like, producing the protein MVITVRAVSLSPPPTSPDLFRLCPSTDDLNTQIRDRFNQKHHYSVDFGLASVEMEYLTEVLVCCLVVFVVGGHRERFGQEQGPKVGACVEALGASSPELKRAATVGIRLVAKHRSNFRALIKASGSIPALVPLLKSIAPATQESAVTALLNLSLEEENKKLITTAGAKQNVACALLSLSMIEENRGAIGACGVIPSLVSLLVSDSSWGKNDSLTTLYKLCSVWRNKERAISTGAVPPLVGLVGERSGGIAEKVLVVLGSLVAVPEDKDAVAEAGGIPVLVEAMETGPTAGREFVVHVLLQLAAESPHIQRFLLGEGAIPPLVELSQVGSSRAKRKAAISNGNSRKSVPSRFQRRH; encoded by the exons ATGGTAATCACCGTCAGA GCTGTAAGCCTTTCCCCGCCGCCAACTTCTCCCGATCTCTTCCGTCTCTGCCCAAGCACCGACGACCTCAACACCCAGATCCGCGATCG GTTCAATCAGAAGCATCATTACTCTGTTGATTTTGGGCTGGCAAGTGTTGAGATGGAGTACTTGACAGAGG TACTCGTGTGTTGCCTTGTCGTCTTCGTCGTTGGAGGCCATCGAGAGCGCTTCGGTCAAGAGCAAGGGCCGAAGGTTGGCGCGTGCGTGGAGGCGCTTGGGGCGTCGTCCCCGGAGTTGAAACGGGCTGCGACGGTGGGGATACGGCTCGTGGCGAAGCACCGGTCAAACTTCCGTGCGCTGATCAAGGCATCGGGGTCCATTCCGGCGCTGGTGCCTCTGCTGAAGAGCATCGCCCCTGCGACGCAGGAGAGCGCGGTGACGGCGCTTCTGAATCTCTCGCtggaggaggagaacaagaagctCATCACTACCGCGGGGGCTAAGCAGAATGTTGCATGCGCACTGCTTAGCCTATCGATGATCGAGGAGAACCGGGGGGCAATCGGTGCCTGCGGGGTGATTCCGTCACTGGTGTCTCTGCTCGTGAGCGATTCGAGCTGGGGAAAAAATGATTCCCTAACCACGCTGTACAAGCTGTGCTCAGTCTGGCGGAACAAGGAAAGGGCTATCAGCACGGGGGCGGTGCCTCCACTGGTAGGGCTGGTGGGGGAACGCAGCGGCGGCATAGCCGAGAAGGTGTTGGTGGTGCTAGGAAGCTTGGTTGCGGTGCCGGAGGATAAAGATGCGGTGGCGGAAGCGGGAGGGATCCCGGTGCTGGTCGAGGCAATGGAAACCGGACCAACAGCTGGGAGAGAGTTCGTCGTGCACGTGCTGCTGCAGCTCGCCGCCGAAAGTCCCCATATCCAAAGGTTTCTCTTGGGAGAAGGTGCAATCCCACCATTGGTTGAGCTTTCACAGGTTGGCTCATCACGAGCTAAGCGCAAG GCAGCCATCAGCAATGGCAATAGCAGGAAATCAGTTCCTTCTAGATTCCAGCGGCGCCATTAA
- the LOC122036837 gene encoding G-type lectin S-receptor-like serine/threonine-protein kinase At2g19130 gives MAIASSCSSATSFLHFSFSLSLSLLFFSATSSTDTIYAESSLSGNQTINSGGGRLVLGFFTPPGSTGTTSFNYYIGIWYDTISVVTPVWVANRATPVTDPTASELKISDDGNLIFLNQFKSIIWSTNVTTIPSSNSIIVAVILDTGNLQLRDESNSSLIFWQSFDHPTDTWLPGAKIGFNKLTSMPQRLTSWKRTKLILLLDSSLSRAIQSAQPLSICFSGICRRNIGPVESGMDTSSLLSRR, from the coding sequence ATGGCAATAGCTTCTTCATGTTCCAGTGCAacttcattcttgcacttctcgTTTTCCCTTTccctctctcttctcttcttctccgcaACGTCGTCAACTGACACAATCTACGCTGAAAGTTCTCTGTCCGGCAACCAGACCATCAACTCCGGAGGCGGCAGGCTCGTGCTTGGCTTTTTCACGCCACCAGGCAGCACTGGCACGACCTCCTTCAACTACTACATCGGCATCTGGTACGATACGATTTCTGTAGTCACCCCAGTATGGGTGGCCAACAGAGCCACTCCAGTCACCGACCCAACCGCGTCGGAGCTTAAGATCTCTGACGATGGCAATCTCATCTTCCTCAACCAGTTCAAATCCATCATATGGTCGACCAACGTCACCACCATCCCATCCTCCAACTCCATAATCGTCGCGGTCATCCTTGACACGGGTAATCTCCAGCTCAGGGATGAATCCAACTCCTCTCTCATCTTCTGGCAGAGCTTCGATCACCCCACCGACACTTGGCTTCCCGGCGCCAAGATCGGGTTCAACAAGCTCACCAGCATGCCTCAACGCCTCACTTCCTGGAAGAGAACAAAGTTGATCCTTCTCCTGGACTCTTCACTCTCCAGAGCGATCCAATCGGCGCAACCTCTCAGTATTTGCTTTTCTGGAATTTGTCGAAGGAATATTGGGCCAGTGGAATCTGGGATGGACACGTCTTCACTTCTGTCCCGAAGATGA
- the LOC122036875 gene encoding uncharacterized protein LOC122036875 → MALSLASCNLSSTFLFHLGACKKLPLPLRLASLRSSPQGRYRFFVDRGMQSSSNDIEGLGKASSVKRWRTYSGDLIGVSGASLPPSNIPVWVGWTLGSLVFLAIPFYKRIFTKKGDEIEKVAEDVVEAVEKVAEVTERVASDVANALPDGVGLKETALQIEKIAHEVDKDVKLVEAIVHQVDQVKEEVEALVKPTIDGEEKIMEKDEEEGSKDQPIANK, encoded by the exons ATGGCTCTTTCTCTTGCTTCTTGcaacctttcttctacctttctcTTCCATCTTGGCGCTTGTAAAAAGCTACCTCTTCCTCTTCGGCTCGCTAGTTTGCGCTCATCGCCTCAGGGACGATATCGGTTTTTTGTCGATCGAGGAATGCAATCATCTAGTAATGATATTGAAGGCTTGGGCAAAGCTTCAAGTGTGAA gaGATGGAGAACTTATTCTGGCGATCTAATTGGAGTATCTGGAGCTTCGCTTCCTCCATCTAACATCCCAGTATG GGTAGGGTGGACCTTGGGTTCCCTAGTCTTCCTCGCCATACCTTTCTACAAGAGAATATTCACCAAAAAAG gtGATGAGATAGAGAAGGTAGCCGAAGATGTTGTGGAAGCAGTGGAAAAGGTTGCAGAGGTGACTGAACGAGTAGCATCAGATGTGGCCAATGCACTTCCTGATGGAGTAGGGCTCAAGGAGACGGCCCTGCAGATTGAGAAAATAGCTCATGAAGTAGACAAAGATGTTAAGCTGGTGGAAGCCATTGTTCATCAG gtGGATCAGGtgaaagaagaagtagaagccTTGGTTAAGCCCACAATTGATGGAGAAGAAAAGATCATGGAGAAGGACGAGGAAGAGGGAAGCAAAGACCAACCAATTGCCAACAAGTGA
- the LOC122036858 gene encoding E3 ubiquitin-protein ligase ATL31-like: MGTSRGAGCVIKSLWLLVAARCALAQAPPPSTPSDKYNPYFGSPTFNPTMAIVIVFLVTAFFFVILLSIYIRRCAGGSFDDPGGPGRPRRLLSRLQQNRGLSADVIETFPTLLYADVKGLKLGKGALECAVCLCEFDDDDALRLLPPCSHAFHPECIDAWLASHVTCPVCRSNLAEESGGATIYLLDSPPSIDPPASLEPPVSPLPPDQVAVVVDPKTGSEPMASLTERQRRDVGSRSWRLRPPKLLRSYSTGHSVTLPGENVDRYTLRLPDHIRREIFATPNNLHFPTSRLELTDEGTSHRVVGGSTIDDARNRAGRGVRFGRSDRWPSFFIRTLSAKFPARATPRRADGGEAPARKWEAEGTSSGKFEGPTRAPFNCPSPPGNDAKPADDQD; encoded by the coding sequence ATGGGGACGAGTCGCGGTGCAGGCTGTGTGATTAAGAGTCTGTGGCTTCTGGTCGCCGCCAGGTGCGCTTTGGCGCAGGCGCCGCCTCCCTCGACGCCGTCGGATAAGTATAACCCCTACTTCGGCTCGCCGACCTTCAACCCCACCATGGCCATCGTCATCGTGTTCCTCGTCACGGCCTTCTTCTTCGTCATCCTCCTCTCTATCTACATCCGCCGCTGCGCCGGCGGCAGCTTCGACGACCCTGGCGGCCCCGGCCGGCCGCGGCGGCTGCTGTCGCGGCTGCAGCAGAACAGGGGGCTCAGCGCTGACGTCATCGAGACGTTTCCGACGCTGCTTTACGCCGATGTGAAGGGGCTCAAGCTGGGCAAGGGCGCGCTGGAGTGCGCGGTGTGCCTCTGCGAGTTCGACGACGACGACGCGCTCCGCCTCCTGCCGCCCTGTAGCCACGCCTTCCACCCCGAGTGCATCGACGCCTGGCTGGCCTCCCACGTCACCTGCCCCGTCTGCCGCTCCAACCTGGCCGAAGAATCCGGCGGTGCCACCATCTACCTTTTGGATTCGCCCCCTTCCATCGACCCCCCTGCGTCCCTCGAACCCCCTGTTTCTCCGCTGCCGCCGGATCAAGTGGCCGTCGTCGTCGATCCGAAGACGGGTTCAGAGCCGATGGCCTCGCTGACGGAGAGACAGAGGAGGGATGTAGGTTCGCGGTCGTGGAGACTGCGGCCGCCGAAGCTACTACGCTCATACTCCACCGGGCACTCCGTGACACTTCCCGGGGAGAACGTCGACCGCTACACCCTCCGGCTTCCGGATCATATTCGAAGGGAGATCTTTGCCACCCCCAACAACCTCCATTTTCCGACGAGCCGCCTCGAGCTCACGGACGAAGGCACCTCCCACCGCGTCGTCGGCGGATCAACAATAGACGACGCGAGAAACCGCGCCGGGAGGGGCGTACGTTTCGGAAGGTCAGACCGTTGGCCTTCGTTCTTCATCCGCACGTTGTCGGCGAAGTTTCCGGCGCGGGCCACGCCCAGGAGAGCGGACGGCGGCGAGGCGCCGGCGAGAAAGTGGGAGGCAGAGGGGACATCAAGCGGCAAATTCGAGGGACCCACGAGGGCTCCATTCAACTGCCCCAGCCCTCCAGGCAACGATGCAAAGCCGGCGGACGACCAGGACTAG
- the LOC122036859 gene encoding cytosolic Fe-S cluster assembly factor NBP35-like, with product MENRNYDIPENANEHCPGPQSEEAGKADSCAGCPNQQICATAPKGPDPDLVTIAERMATIKHKILILSGKGGVGKSTFSAQLSFALAELENQVGLLDIDICGPSIPKMMGLEGHDIHQSNLGWSPVYVESNLGIMSIGFMLPHPDEAVIWRGPRKNGLIKQFVKDVNWGELDYLVVDAPPGTSDEHISIVQFLQATGIDGAIIVTTPQQVSLIDVRKEISFCKKVGIRVIGVVENMSGLRQPISDMRFLKSNETGDEDDVTEWALSYIRSNAPELLSVISCSEVFDATGGGAAKMCMEMGVPFLGKVPMDPQLCRAAEEGRSCFTDQKCTVSAPALKKIIQNLVSSFE from the exons ATGGAGAACAGAAACTACGACATTCCCGAGAATGCAAACGAGC ATTGTCCTGGCCCGCAATCCGAGGAGGCAGGGAAGGCTGATTCCTGTGCTGGATGCCCTAATCAACAAATTTGTGCCACTGCCCCCAAAGGCCCCGATCCTG ACTTGGTGACTATAGCAGAAAGAATGGCAACAATTAAGCACAAGATACTCATCCTGTCTGGAAAGGGTGGTGTTGGAAAGAGTACATTCTCAGCGCAACTCTCGTTTGCCTTGGCTGAGCTGGAGAACCAGGTTGGCCTTCTTGACATAGATATATGCGGACCCAGCATCCCAAAGATGATGGGCCTTGAAGGGCATGACATCCATCAGAGCAACCTTGGCTGGTCCCCTGTCTACGTTGAGTCGAATCTTGGTATCATGTCCATTGGATTCATGCTCCCACACCCCGATGAAGCTGTTATATGGAGGGGCCCTAGAAAAAATGGACTCATCAAACAGTTTGTGAAGGATGTGAATTGGGGGGAGCTGGACTATCTCGTTGTGGATGCTCCTCCTGGAACATCTGATGAGCACATCTCTATCGTACAGTTTTTGCAAGCCACCGGCATAGACGGTGCCATCATCGTGACCACCCCACAGCAGGTGTCCTTGATCGACGTGCGCAAGGAAATTAGCTTTTGCAAGAAGGTAGGCATCCGGGTTATTGGGGTGGTCGAGAACATGAGTGGCTTGAGACAGCCAATCTCAGACATGAGGTTCCTAAAGTCGAATGAGACGGGAGACGAGGATGATGTGACTGAATGGGCATTAAGCTACATCAGATCGAATGCACCAGAGCTTCTTTCTGTGATTTCATGCAGTGAGGTGTTCGATGCCACAGGTGGTGGGGCTGCAAAGATGTGCATGGAAATGGGAGTTCCATTTCTGGGAAAGGTGCCGATGGATCCTCAGCTTTGCAGGGCGGCAGAGGAAGGGCGTTCCTGTTTTACTGATCAGAAATGCACTGTTAGTGCTCCAGCATTAAAGAAGATAATCCAAAATCTCGTTTCTTCCTTTGAATAA